Within the Salvia hispanica cultivar TCC Black 2014 chromosome 4, UniMelb_Shisp_WGS_1.0, whole genome shotgun sequence genome, the region TACCGATGATGATGCTGCTGGTGATCCTCTCAAAGAGTCGGATTTGGACGTGATTGCGACGGTTGGGGGTTTGTTGATTTCACGGCCGGTGAATCAGAGCTTGTCTCACAAGGACTCGCTGGAGAAGTGTGTGGAGCGTGCTAAGCTGTGGCTTGCCAATGCGGACCAACCGATCGAGCCAGGGTCAAATATCACTTGTATGAACACTTTGCAATCACTGTTTGTGCCATTTGCTCTTGATTTGTTTATCGTTTGTGATTGCTTGGCATAGTAGATTCTAATTTTGGTTGAAgttatatctattttttttactagtaATCAATGTCTTGCAATTGTGATATATTTGAGTAATCATTTACATAGGGATGTTTCCTTGCATTATAACAATATAGCTAGTATTTGTGGATATATTGTGATGTGTGATATTAAATTGGTTTTGATTGGCATTATCAGTATTGTTTTCACTTATTGGTCAAAGTACTGCATTGTGTTGTTAATCATTTAAGAAGCTAATGCCATTTCAACTATACTTGTATCTTGGCAGTCATATTTGCGTGTGTTCCTCTATCTATCTGTATGGATACTGAATTAAGTGTTACTACTACTGTAATATTACCTGATGCTGCTCTTGCTATGTTTCTTGATTGTTTTCTTAGAATGTGATTATGTAGATGATACATTGATTTTATCCTGTAATAGGATTTTGTTGCTAGTACCTTGAGTATGTCCTGTAATAAGTTTGTTCCTGGTGCCTTGATTTTGTCTTGTAATGTGATTTGTGTGTTGGTTCCTTATTTCCTGTAACATGATTTTCTTGCTTGTACTTTGATTCTGTCCTGAAAGTGATTTTTCTGTTGATACCTTGATTCTGttatgctttaaaattttgttgttgaagtttatttttcataacatTTTGGACTATGCAAAATGATGTATCCTTAAGATCCAGTCTACATTTTCACTCACATGGGTTATTTTAGATACTGGATTGAGGGAAAAGTTAAACAAAATCATGGCTTCGGACTACTTTACAACTACTCCAGAAATAAAAGCTCCAGTTGAAGTGGCTGCTGCTGCTGGAAATTATACTTTTCAGGTGCCATCTGTCCATGGTTCTGTTGTTCCTCAAGTCAGCATGCCCATCACAGTTGAAGCATCGGTTACTGAGTTTCACCAAGAGGTAAAATcataatgatacatcatttaTGTATGCATTGCTCCACTGTCCTAGTTTTGTCTGTAACATTGGAAGTTCTGTTCAAGGATGTTGAAATTGTATATGGTATTGTTTGCGGTTCATCATTCTTTGTGCAATAAAATGTTGGAATTCTTGATAAACTACAGCTAAGAGCCTCTGAAGCCTCTATTATGTCATCTAGGAAATTTATAAGCTAGTAAATCTTGAGTATCATGAAATTGATCAAGTAGGTGTCTTAGAAATGTATGGTTGTTGCTGCTGAAAGAATCTTTGAATAATCCTTCATTAATCACAAATCATAATGATACATCATATATGTATGCATTGCTCCACTGTCCTAGTTTTGTCTGTACAATTGGAAGTTCTATTTAAGGATGCTGAAATTGTATATGGTATTGTTTGCGGTTCATCATTCTTTGTGCAATAAAATGTTGGAATTCTTGATAAACTATAGCTAAGAGCCTCTGAAGCCTCTCTTATGTCatctaggaaatttctaagCTAGTAAATCTTGAGTATCATGAAATTGATCAAGTAGGTGTCTTAGAAATGTATGGTTGTTGCTGCTGAAAGAATCTTTGAATAATCCTTCACAAATCGCATCAGGACTGAGGTTCTGCCTGTTGAATCTCAAATGACCTTGTATAATTGGGGCAATATCAGTTTAAATACCAAACTGTTTCTGGATTAGTATCAAATATCAACCATTCAAATCTCGCCATATCATCCAAAATTCAGACTATCAATCAAATCCTCCACCAGTAAAAGAGCAGACAAGAGAGTTTGACTAGGAATCTTGACAGCCATTATGTTACCATATGAATTTATCTTTAAatccttttatttaatttttttcatttcaatacCTATTCAAAAACTCACAAATAGAATATCTTCGTCACTATGGTAGTGAGAACTGAGAAGTGGGTCCTTTTcttgcacattttttttatctagtACAAAATGAGCGAATTATGAGTAGATATGAGACTATCTGCCAGAACTTGTACTCCTTCAACCCTAGgaagatatttataaattggtctttatatttatcatttgcTATTAGTTGTAATGTTCTTTTCCTTTGCATCACATTTATAGAACCTTGTCTTTCAGGAAGAACAATCTCCCAATTCGCACAACAATGAAACATATGTTGATGAAGCTGGACAAATTGAAGAACTTCAACAGGTAGTCTTTTTCCCTCTTAATACAAGTGTTCAGCTAGCTTAGGTATTCACATGGATTTTGTTCTCTGTTTCGCTTATTATATCTACCTGACCATTCAATGATGCTCCACCATGTTGGTCTTAGGGAGGAATAGAGGTAGAAAATCAATCAGAAGATCAGGCCCAAACAGAGCATGGCATACCTGATGGTGATGCTTATCAAGACTTGACAGACGCGGACATGAAGGAGCAACATCACGGCCCTCGTAAGCCATATCAGAACTACAGAGGTGGCCGTGGTGGCGGTGGCCGTAGAGGGTACAGTAATGGCCGTGGAGGGCGAGGGGGCAGTAGGGGAGGCTATCAAAATGGCCGTAGCCAGTTCTATGATCAGCCTGGTGGCTACCAGCCAAGGAACCATTATAACTACAGAGGCCGAGGCGGCAGGGGTATGGGTGGAAACTTCAGTTACCAGGGCCCGCCTGGCAGCGCTCAAACTGCATCCTAGATCTTGTTAACGGGTGCACATTggttttcttgttttgggGTAAGTTTTTAAAGTCGTTTTCTTATCGATGAAGGACTATTTGGTAGTAGTATCATGGAAACCTTTGCACctttttttgtagtttaaTGTGGAAGTACACAATGGTCAGTAAATGAAAtcttttttgaaaactaatGGTGGACTGACTCACCCGAGACCTTTGGTATTTGACGTTAACCACTCTATTATCAGGCCAACACACGCACGCATTTTGCGCGTTTATTCGAGATATCGTTGCTTTGGTGGTTAGTGCTATACACCAGAGAATATCAATTGGCTCAAATAGGATGCAGCTGGTAGCAATTTGGCTAGCTCTATTGTGTTTTGTTACTCTAtgttttttctgttttattagtagtatgttTTTTAGCCACCACTGACGAATATTATCTAAGGTTTGAGAATTGTTGAAATAGGTTTCTTAAATATTGTGTAGCTTGTATCctacactttattttatcagCTTTAGGGGGAATAGCAATATGTTTGATTCCTAACATCTAAACTTGATTTCTGgtgataaaatagaaaagggaAAGAGAGGAATAATGAAGTGTTAGTGGTGGGCAATCATCATTATTAAGCACAAAAGGTTTAGATCTTTATATTCATTTGAGTTACTAAATTCTTGTGGTTCGTAATTTTCTACCTCATATCATAATACATCCAACTTATTATTCGTTGCTCTCCATTTAGTAGGTATTGTATCATCTAATACATATTCCTTGACCAACTACGATGAAatcatttttaagttttactcATTTACTCATCAACCAAAATTTAAcactaatttaaatacttatatacattattttaagTTGTTTATATATCTACTAATGCGCGCGCGCACACAATACTCCTATTGCACTCACATGGCACATATTGGGTTGTATATTTGTGTTTCATTTTTGTCAACCTCATggtttttttcaattcttcttccataagtaaaaaacaaattctacTTTTAATTTACTATAGTTGCTCCATGAAAAGATCAATTAGTTGAATTCCACTGACACCTTCTCATCACGTAAATGTTGCATGTACGACCGTGGAGGGTTCGGTGCGGCATGCAACGTAAGAATAGGATGTTAAGTACTTAATAAACGAGGCAAGGATAGAATAAGGCCGTTGGTGATGATGAGCTGGCAGAGAGGTTGGCGGTGAGGTGGCAGATGGCGATGAACTGGTAAAGCGGTTATGGTAAGGTGGTTAAGTGCACGTGGATGGCATGGGACGCGTGAAGTGGCATGGCACATGTTGGCAACTATAAAAGGATCGGCCACCATCTTTCTAGGCATGTTATTTGTGTGATTGTCATAGGCCAAGGATCGTAGATCCGAAGCAGTTCTCTCGTTCAATTCTCTCTTTCCCATTATATTGTTACTTCTTATATTCAATCAAAATCCTCTTCTATTCCTATCATTCGTGATTGTGAGTTCTATTTCGTGTGAAGTTGATCTATTGCGCATTGTTTGATCGGTGCCGATCGGTGAGATTGTGAGTTTCAGTTAAGATTGAGCTAAAACCACATCAAGGTAAAACTGAAGATAAAAAAGGAATCACATAGGTAAGTTGACCCGACTCTCACGTCGTTTGATGGATTCAAGATAACTATCCTCGTACGAATACtaaccaaaccaaaccaaaccaaacctACATATGCTTATTCTCTCCATTccaatatactagtagtatgaTTATGCATTTATACTTCATTTGTTCTTATTCCtacttaaaaaatactctataataattaaaatcccaTCAGATTATTTTAACACTTGCAGCAACGACTGGTTCCATGCgctctattaaaataaaaaatttaaatatataacttACTATAAGAATATTAGAATAAAGAGTACCACACAATGATTTTGggccttttttttctttctgaaAAATAGATTACAAATAAAACCATATTATATTTCCCGTGATCAATAGAGAAGCCATCAACATAAAAGAAGTCTATTCAAGAACATATTCTGCATGGAAAAAGTG harbors:
- the LOC125185308 gene encoding uncharacterized protein LOC125185308, producing MAAAAAPAPSLSEIANEGPVLNLINKRLRALRKKLNRISQMEDSRAQGKTLNKEQEETLRSKPYIVAGIDELEKIRQPLLLAVDQEIELVLTKNSHKTDSSSSEVANDGDTAAEPEGKERIGDTSLVSDLLNLLYFGSIFDVQTLIRANDNMLTRTHERNCCLTYDYVTDDDAAGDPLKESDLDVIATVGGLLISRPVNQSLSHKDSLEKCVERAKLWLANADQPIEPGSNITYTGLREKLNKIMASDYFTTTPEIKAPVEVAAAAGNYTFQVPSVHGSVVPQVSMPITVEASVTEFHQEEEQSPNSHNNETYVDEAGQIEELQQGGIEVENQSEDQAQTEHGIPDGDAYQDLTDADMKEQHHGPRKPYQNYRGGRGGGGRRGYSNGRGGRGGSRGGYQNGRSQFYDQPGGYQPRNHYNYRGRGGRGMGGNFSYQGPPGSAQTAS